In a single window of the Olivibacter sp. SDN3 genome:
- a CDS encoding sigma-54 dependent transcriptional regulator, with protein sequence MAKILLVEDDTTFSAILDGFLKKNGHDVEVKYNVKTSIKTLDDSIDLMLLDYRLGDGTGLDVLEEMRNRELNIPVIIMTSFNDVRTAVRAMRQGVFDYITKPVNPDELLMVLNEALTNKTSIYVPDTSKTEKKQDSIETTDFVKGISLPSKKLHEYINLVAPTDMSVLVRGESGTGKEYVARSIHLNSNRATKPFVSIDCGTLSKELAASELFGHIKGSFTGALTDKKGQFEEANGGTLFLDEIGNLTYDVQVKLLRALQERVIQPIGANKHIKVDVRVIAATNDDLLGNSSAGSFREDLYHRINEFEIIVPALRDREQDMNTFIEFFVDKANKELNRNVSSLSDEVRSIFYAYDWPGNLRELKNVIKRMVLLTPGDRAEISALPDEMVLSIKHDKQLKVVADHDHIASDLKSQSEAHERQLIIDVLQQVKYNKSKAAQVLNIDRKTLYNKLEKYGIS encoded by the coding sequence ATGGCAAAAATCTTGCTTGTAGAAGATGATACTACATTTTCAGCTATTTTAGATGGCTTTTTGAAAAAAAATGGTCATGATGTTGAAGTAAAATATAATGTAAAAACAAGTATCAAGACGCTGGACGATTCCATTGATCTCATGTTATTGGACTATCGTTTGGGTGATGGTACCGGATTGGATGTTTTAGAGGAAATGCGTAACAGGGAACTGAATATTCCTGTTATCATTATGACAAGCTTCAACGATGTGCGTACTGCTGTAAGAGCCATGAGACAAGGAGTTTTTGACTATATCACGAAACCAGTAAATCCAGACGAATTGCTAATGGTGTTAAACGAGGCTTTAACCAACAAGACCAGTATCTATGTCCCAGACACATCTAAAACTGAAAAAAAGCAAGATTCGATTGAAACGACTGATTTTGTGAAAGGTATCAGTCTGCCGTCAAAAAAATTACACGAGTATATAAATTTAGTAGCTCCTACTGATATGTCTGTGTTGGTAAGGGGTGAAAGCGGTACCGGTAAAGAATACGTGGCGAGGTCTATTCATTTAAACAGTAATAGAGCAACCAAGCCTTTTGTCTCAATAGATTGTGGGACACTATCAAAAGAATTGGCGGCCAGCGAATTGTTTGGTCATATAAAAGGGTCTTTTACGGGGGCACTGACTGATAAAAAAGGGCAGTTTGAGGAAGCAAATGGTGGTACACTATTTCTAGATGAGATAGGCAATTTGACTTACGATGTACAGGTCAAACTATTAAGGGCATTACAGGAACGAGTTATTCAACCAATAGGAGCCAATAAACACATTAAAGTAGATGTCAGGGTAATTGCCGCTACAAACGACGATTTGTTGGGAAACTCTTCTGCCGGGAGTTTTAGGGAAGATCTATATCATCGTATCAATGAGTTCGAGATAATCGTACCAGCCTTAAGAGATCGAGAACAGGATATGAATACATTTATAGAATTCTTCGTTGATAAAGCTAATAAAGAATTAAATCGCAATGTATCCAGTTTGTCTGATGAAGTGCGATCTATTTTTTATGCTTACGATTGGCCCGGCAACCTCAGAGAACTAAAGAATGTAATCAAAAGAATGGTGCTTCTAACACCAGGAGACAGAGCCGAGATTTCTGCACTACCAGATGAAATGGTATTGTCTATAAAACATGATAAACAGCTCAAAGTAGTAGCAGATCATGATCATATTGCTTCTGATTTGAAATCACAAAGTGAAGCACATGAGCGCCAGTTGATCATAGATGTCTTACAACAGGTTAAGTACAATAAGAGTAAGGCAGCTCAAGTTTTAAATATCGATAGGAAAACACTTTATAATAAATTAGAGAAATATGGTATCTCATGA
- a CDS encoding hybrid sensor histidine kinase/response regulator, with protein MVNQKQSNRNVRRKVIFVFICCCAALGTAWIISKDAFTRVLSTVDNIAKPNEKMRLVSQVSKDIMQLDQLQRAQVLAYDNDTYDQFQQESKLVSQTLDSLKSLYSEENEQIKRIDSIKHLLVERDKLFKAYVQVRERLVDGHEFSEQLQTIGDILQNTPQADSTVVTSRKKIETTTIEPGDVAKIDSFSMQDDRSFFGKLFGSRKRPQIEPNVVTQPRRIVKEELNVLIDTISTARQDSAIKLIDSVLRQIEETQRAQSSSFIDREIELTYAGNLLVSKMLNILNDVENEGMLQMEDENAQARSVINHSVNRINLVVLGFFVITAVLVLLILADIRKSNRYRMELEIAKEEAEYHSAAKQRFLSNMSHELRTPLQSIIGYAEQLREENPLNSRKVNVIYQSSEHLLQIVNEILDYNRINSGKFNFNNQDFYLEQLVDEVIAAMQLQAEQKALKLIFVKDIDQNGYVYGDPFRIKQILYNLLSNAIKFTDEGTITLNVETKERGATSELYIQVNDTGRGIPQEDIHRVFNEFEQAENSNSGVHFGSGLGLSIVKTLCDAMQGTININSELGKGSIFEVYIPLKTAYPLSDKALGEDLLPIHDFTGTIWVIDDDDFILELCHNIFNKYGIDHRTFSNPEELLSTSWDPEVNILLMDMRMPGKTGIELNRELKPRIGDHVKTYAFTAQALPEEREQILAQGFDGLLLKPFKEIDLLRLLGLKKDIEETIKIRNRNDLRDFDFSNLRKMVFNDENQMLKILTIFKKDTTKDLARLRNALQANDRDQMALICHKLAGRTSQIGGQKIAIKLRKLEIDIRSNTFDILEIQSTIDQLYRLLDYLNDELHTPAINTGISS; from the coding sequence ATGGTAAATCAAAAGCAATCAAACAGAAATGTAAGAAGAAAAGTAATATTTGTCTTCATTTGTTGCTGTGCAGCTTTGGGAACGGCTTGGATTATCAGTAAAGATGCATTTACACGTGTTCTTTCAACTGTCGATAATATTGCCAAACCGAATGAAAAGATGCGGCTGGTAAGCCAGGTATCAAAAGATATTATGCAACTTGATCAATTGCAGCGTGCACAAGTGTTGGCTTATGACAACGACACTTACGATCAGTTTCAGCAAGAATCCAAACTCGTTTCTCAGACACTAGACTCGCTTAAAAGTCTATATTCCGAAGAAAACGAACAGATCAAGAGAATTGATTCCATAAAACATTTGCTGGTGGAACGCGATAAGCTTTTTAAAGCTTATGTACAAGTAAGAGAAAGACTAGTAGATGGTCATGAATTCTCAGAACAATTGCAAACAATAGGAGATATTCTACAAAACACTCCTCAGGCAGATAGTACGGTAGTCACCAGTAGAAAGAAAATTGAAACAACGACTATTGAGCCTGGCGACGTTGCAAAAATAGATTCCTTTTCAATGCAAGACGACCGGTCTTTTTTTGGCAAACTATTTGGCTCTAGAAAAAGACCTCAAATAGAACCCAATGTTGTAACACAACCGCGCCGGATTGTTAAAGAAGAATTAAATGTCTTGATAGACACTATTAGTACGGCTAGGCAAGACAGCGCCATTAAACTTATCGATAGTGTATTACGGCAAATTGAAGAAACCCAACGAGCACAGAGCAGCTCTTTCATTGACCGAGAAATTGAGCTTACTTACGCGGGTAACCTATTGGTCAGTAAAATGCTTAATATTCTTAATGACGTTGAGAACGAGGGCATGTTACAGATGGAAGACGAAAATGCCCAAGCGCGTTCGGTTATCAATCACAGTGTCAATAGAATCAACTTAGTTGTGTTGGGCTTCTTTGTGATCACCGCTGTGTTGGTATTATTGATATTGGCCGATATTAGAAAAAGCAATCGTTATCGGATGGAGCTGGAAATAGCAAAGGAGGAAGCAGAATATCACAGCGCTGCAAAGCAACGTTTTCTTTCGAATATGAGCCATGAACTACGTACCCCTTTACAATCCATTATCGGTTACGCAGAACAGCTGCGCGAAGAAAATCCCTTAAATAGTCGTAAAGTAAATGTTATCTATCAATCATCGGAACATTTGTTGCAGATAGTAAACGAAATATTAGATTATAACCGTATAAATTCAGGTAAGTTTAACTTTAATAACCAAGACTTTTATTTGGAGCAACTCGTTGATGAAGTGATTGCTGCCATGCAGTTACAGGCAGAACAAAAAGCCTTAAAGCTTATATTCGTCAAAGATATTGATCAAAATGGATATGTTTATGGAGATCCTTTTCGCATAAAACAAATATTATATAACTTACTTAGCAATGCCATTAAATTCACAGACGAAGGTACTATTACATTAAATGTAGAAACAAAGGAACGTGGTGCCACTTCAGAACTGTATATACAAGTAAATGACACAGGAAGAGGTATTCCGCAGGAAGATATCCATCGGGTTTTCAATGAATTTGAGCAAGCTGAAAATTCAAATTCTGGCGTGCACTTTGGGAGCGGCTTAGGATTAAGCATTGTTAAAACCTTATGTGACGCTATGCAAGGCACCATTAATATTAACAGCGAATTGGGCAAAGGATCTATATTCGAAGTTTACATCCCCTTAAAGACCGCCTATCCGCTATCAGATAAGGCTTTAGGAGAGGATCTCCTGCCAATACACGATTTTACAGGCACCATTTGGGTTATTGATGATGACGATTTTATACTAGAACTTTGTCATAATATTTTTAATAAATATGGGATCGATCACCGCACATTTTCCAACCCAGAAGAATTACTTAGCACCTCTTGGGACCCAGAAGTAAACATTTTATTAATGGATATGCGCATGCCTGGAAAGACCGGTATTGAATTGAACCGTGAACTAAAACCCCGTATAGGTGATCATGTTAAAACCTATGCCTTTACGGCTCAAGCACTACCCGAAGAACGTGAACAAATACTAGCACAAGGTTTCGACGGTTTACTTTTAAAACCTTTTAAGGAAATAGATTTATTACGGCTACTAGGCCTCAAAAAGGACATTGAAGAGACCATAAAAATAAGAAATAGAAATGACTTGCGTGATTTCGACTTTTCAAATCTTAGGAAGATGGTTTTTAATGATGAGAACCAGATGCTCAAAATACTCACGATATTTAAAAAGGACACCACAAAGGACCTCGCTAGATTAAGAAATGCTTTGCAAGCTAATGATAGAGATCAGATGGCACTAATCTGCCATAAACTGGCTGGTAGGACTTCACAGATAGGTGGGCAAAAAATTGCTATTAAATTAAGAAAACTGGAAATCGACATACGTAGCAACACCTTTGATATTCTTGAAATCCAATCGACAATTGATCAGCTATACCGATTATTGGATTATCTAAACGACGAATTGCACACTCCAGCTATAAATACCGGTATTTCCTCATAA
- the clpB gene encoding ATP-dependent chaperone ClpB — MNLNNFTIKAQEAIQKASEIAGGNQHQAIENAHLLKALLMVDENVVNHLFKKLNVNINRLNDSLDEQINSFPKVSGSNVYLSTSTNTALQKAQGYLKDFKDEFVSVEHLLLGILNAGDKTAASLKDQGVTEKDLKKAITELRGNSRVTDQNAEATYNALNKYARNLNDFAESGKLDPVIGRDDEIRRVIQILSRRTKNNPILVGEPGVGKTAIAEGIAHRIIKGDVPENLKSKTVFSLDMGALVAGAKYKGEFEERLKAVVKEVTDSNGEIILFIDEIHTLVGAGGGEGAMDAANILKPALARGELRAIGATTLNEFQKYFEKDKALERRFQKVMVDEPDAQDAISILRGIKERYETHHKVRIKDEAIIAAVELSQRYIADRFLPDKAIDLMDEAASKLRLEMDSVPEAVDEIERKIMQLEIEREAIKRENDTVKVEELSREIANLASERDSLRASWQSEKSLVDNLNNHVQQIEDFKLEAEQAERAGDYGKVAEIRYGRIKQAQDELEQLKKELEEKQGKGRMLKEEVTAEDIADVVSRWTGIPVSKMIQSEREKLLHLEEELHKRVAGQSEAIEAISDAIRRSRAGLSDKRRPIGSFIFLGTTGVGKTELAKALAEFLFNDEHSMVRIDMSEYQERHAVSRLIGAPPGYVGYEEGGQLTEAIRRRPYSVVLLDEIEKAHPDVFNILLQVLDDGHLTDNKGRVVNFKNTIIIMTSNIGSHLIQENFSELNEVNKDEVIAKTKNEVFELLKKSIRPEFLNRIDEVIMFTPLNREEIGEIVRLQFKGIQRQLAEMGIQIDASDEALDWLAQLGYDPQFGARPLKRVIQKRILNELSREILAGKIDKESKIKLDTFDNKFVFLQGNQ, encoded by the coding sequence ATGAATTTAAACAATTTTACAATCAAAGCACAAGAGGCTATTCAGAAAGCTTCGGAAATAGCTGGTGGAAATCAGCACCAGGCCATAGAGAATGCCCATTTACTCAAGGCCCTATTAATGGTGGATGAAAATGTTGTAAATCACTTATTTAAAAAACTTAATGTTAATATAAATAGATTAAACGATTCGTTGGATGAACAGATCAATAGTTTTCCAAAAGTAAGTGGCAGTAATGTATACTTATCTACATCAACAAACACTGCATTACAGAAGGCGCAAGGATACCTAAAAGATTTTAAAGATGAGTTTGTTTCGGTTGAGCATCTTTTGTTAGGTATTTTAAATGCTGGAGATAAGACAGCTGCCTCGCTGAAAGATCAAGGTGTTACAGAAAAAGATTTAAAAAAGGCAATTACAGAGTTACGCGGCAATAGTCGTGTAACCGACCAAAATGCGGAGGCAACTTATAATGCGCTGAACAAATATGCACGCAACTTAAATGATTTTGCGGAGTCGGGCAAGTTAGATCCGGTAATTGGGAGAGATGATGAAATTAGGAGAGTTATACAAATTTTATCTAGACGAACCAAAAACAACCCAATTTTGGTTGGTGAGCCAGGTGTTGGTAAAACAGCTATAGCGGAAGGCATTGCACACAGAATTATCAAAGGTGACGTTCCGGAAAATCTAAAAAGCAAAACTGTTTTTTCACTTGACATGGGGGCTCTTGTTGCAGGCGCCAAATACAAGGGAGAATTTGAAGAACGTTTAAAGGCTGTAGTGAAAGAAGTAACCGATAGCAACGGTGAAATTATACTTTTTATAGACGAAATACACACATTAGTTGGTGCCGGAGGAGGTGAAGGAGCTATGGATGCGGCTAATATTCTAAAACCGGCGTTGGCTAGAGGTGAATTACGTGCTATCGGAGCCACTACATTAAATGAATTTCAAAAGTATTTTGAAAAAGATAAGGCATTGGAACGTCGATTCCAAAAAGTGATGGTTGACGAACCGGATGCCCAAGATGCTATATCGATTTTACGAGGTATCAAAGAAAGGTATGAAACCCATCATAAAGTAAGGATAAAAGATGAAGCCATTATCGCTGCAGTGGAATTGTCTCAACGTTATATTGCTGATCGGTTTCTACCCGATAAGGCTATTGACCTGATGGATGAAGCCGCTTCTAAATTGCGTTTAGAAATGGATTCTGTGCCAGAAGCCGTGGACGAAATTGAGCGTAAAATAATGCAGCTGGAAATCGAACGGGAAGCGATAAAAAGGGAAAACGATACGGTTAAAGTTGAAGAGCTCAGCAGAGAAATTGCCAACCTCGCCTCCGAAAGAGACTCTCTAAGAGCTTCGTGGCAAAGTGAAAAGTCACTTGTTGACAATTTAAATAACCATGTCCAGCAAATAGAGGATTTTAAGCTCGAAGCTGAACAAGCAGAGCGGGCTGGAGATTATGGGAAAGTAGCCGAAATTCGTTACGGTCGTATCAAACAGGCCCAGGACGAGCTTGAACAGTTAAAAAAAGAATTAGAAGAAAAGCAAGGTAAAGGGCGAATGCTCAAAGAAGAGGTAACGGCGGAGGATATAGCTGACGTGGTATCTAGATGGACCGGCATACCTGTGAGCAAAATGATACAGAGTGAAAGAGAAAAATTACTTCATTTAGAAGAAGAACTTCATAAGCGTGTAGCGGGACAAAGTGAGGCTATAGAGGCTATTTCAGATGCAATCCGTAGATCAAGAGCTGGGTTAAGCGATAAAAGACGTCCGATCGGTTCATTCATATTCTTGGGAACCACAGGGGTTGGTAAAACCGAACTGGCGAAAGCACTCGCAGAATTCTTATTCAACGACGAACATTCGATGGTGCGCATTGATATGAGTGAATATCAAGAACGCCATGCTGTTTCTCGGCTGATTGGTGCGCCTCCAGGATACGTTGGTTATGAAGAAGGCGGACAGCTCACCGAAGCCATTCGCCGTCGTCCTTACTCTGTTGTACTTTTGGATGAGATAGAAAAGGCACACCCCGATGTTTTCAACATACTATTACAAGTGCTCGATGATGGACACCTAACGGACAACAAAGGACGCGTGGTAAATTTCAAAAATACGATCATCATAATGACCTCCAATATTGGATCCCATTTGATACAGGAAAATTTCAGCGAACTGAATGAAGTAAATAAAGATGAGGTTATTGCAAAAACAAAAAATGAAGTTTTTGAACTGCTAAAAAAATCAATCCGACCAGAGTTTCTGAATCGTATTGATGAAGTAATCATGTTTACTCCGCTAAATAGAGAGGAAATTGGAGAAATAGTACGTTTACAATTCAAAGGCATACAAAGGCAATTGGCAGAAATGGGCATACAAATTGACGCTTCTGACGAAGCTTTGGATTGGCTTGCACAATTGGGTTATGACCCACAGTTTGGAGCACGTCCACTAAAACGGGTTATTCAAAAAAGAATTCTCAATGAATTATCGAGAGAAATACTTGCTGGAAAAATAGATAAGGAAAGTAAGATAAAACTGGACACCTTCGATAATAAATTTGTGTTCCTGCAAGGAAACCAATAA
- a CDS encoding SRPBCC family protein translates to MTTIASKCIIKQPIETVYNFLSDCNNHEQLMPENVYNWSSTTDEASFTVQNMTKLSLKIGQRIENKEILFVPVGEAPFDLSLTWKLNMIDATATEAVFTIIADLNMMMKMIASGPLKKLVDFETSKLKNTLET, encoded by the coding sequence ATGACTACTATAGCAAGCAAATGCATTATAAAACAACCTATAGAGACTGTTTATAATTTTTTGTCGGATTGTAACAATCACGAACAACTAATGCCGGAGAACGTGTACAATTGGTCATCAACAACAGATGAAGCCAGCTTCACGGTTCAGAATATGACCAAATTATCACTAAAGATAGGTCAGCGGATAGAGAATAAAGAGATCTTATTTGTACCGGTTGGAGAAGCACCCTTTGACCTGTCGCTTACTTGGAAACTAAATATGATTGATGCGACGGCAACTGAAGCTGTATTTACAATTATTGCCGATTTAAATATGATGATGAAAATGATTGCTAGTGGCCCACTAAAAAAGCTGGTAGACTTTGAGACTTCTAAACTAAAAAATACACTAGAAACATAG
- the pyrE gene encoding orotate phosphoribosyltransferase: MNHKSEIEQKVAEFLLQIKAIKLQPSKPFTWASGWRSPIYCDNRISLSHPTVRTYIRQKLSEVIQEEFGSIGMVAGVATAGIPQGVLVAQELGLPFAYVRASAKDHGRQNMIEGEIIEGQRVVIIEDLISTGKSSLKAVEALRQAGCDVVGLVAIFSYGFDVADENFKAAKCRYTTLSNYNALIKYASENGFIPHEEEELLREWRRDPANWEPKAV; encoded by the coding sequence ATGAATCACAAAAGTGAGATTGAACAAAAAGTTGCTGAATTTTTATTACAAATTAAAGCAATTAAATTACAACCTTCCAAACCTTTTACATGGGCTTCAGGTTGGAGGTCGCCTATTTATTGTGATAACCGCATATCTTTATCACATCCTACGGTGAGAACCTATATCCGTCAGAAGTTATCAGAAGTCATTCAGGAGGAGTTTGGCTCCATAGGTATGGTAGCCGGCGTCGCCACCGCTGGTATACCTCAAGGCGTATTAGTAGCGCAAGAGTTAGGATTACCTTTCGCTTATGTAAGGGCAAGTGCAAAAGATCACGGCAGACAAAACATGATTGAGGGAGAAATAATTGAGGGCCAGCGTGTTGTTATTATAGAAGACCTAATCTCTACGGGAAAGAGTAGTTTAAAAGCTGTTGAGGCTCTTCGTCAAGCAGGCTGTGATGTAGTAGGTTTGGTAGCCATTTTCAGTTACGGATTTGATGTTGCCGATGAAAACTTCAAAGCAGCGAAATGTAGGTATACTACTTTATCAAACTACAACGCATTGATAAAATATGCATCTGAAAACGGATTTATACCCCATGAGGAAGAAGAACTTTTACGCGAATGGCGAAGGGATCCTGCAAACTGGGAACCTAAAGCTGTATAA
- a CDS encoding NUDIX hydrolase: MNESVLIVADFKPTELEGYQQIDLQLFDFVKLFKKSKLLAQPDNFLLLVESPKTFFREIKKNLRVIGAAGGLVKNGTGKFLFIHRLGKWDLPKGKIDPGEKSKKAAVREVEEECGIKVDYLGQKILSTYHAYEMKGEVVLKKTNWYEMGVNKSPELIPQYSEDITDAQWIRKENLSKVLSNTYGLIKDVLKENDL, from the coding sequence ATGAACGAATCGGTCCTTATTGTGGCTGATTTTAAACCTACCGAATTAGAGGGTTATCAACAAATTGATTTACAGTTATTTGATTTTGTTAAACTTTTTAAGAAAAGTAAATTGTTGGCTCAACCCGATAATTTTCTATTATTGGTTGAAAGTCCGAAGACATTTTTCAGAGAAATTAAGAAAAACTTACGTGTGATCGGCGCGGCGGGCGGTCTGGTGAAAAATGGAACGGGTAAGTTTTTGTTTATACACAGGCTGGGAAAGTGGGATTTGCCGAAAGGAAAAATAGATCCAGGCGAAAAAAGTAAAAAGGCCGCTGTTAGGGAAGTGGAGGAGGAGTGTGGGATAAAGGTTGATTATTTGGGTCAGAAAATACTATCTACTTATCATGCCTACGAGATGAAGGGTGAGGTCGTGCTAAAGAAAACAAATTGGTATGAAATGGGGGTGAACAAATCTCCGGAATTGATACCACAATATAGTGAAGACATCACAGATGCGCAGTGGATTCGTAAAGAGAACCTATCGAAAGTATTAAGTAATACCTACGGCCTTATAAAAGATGTGCTTAAAGAAAATGACTTATAA
- the coaD gene encoding pantetheine-phosphate adenylyltransferase: MRKKIALFPGSFDPITNAHLDIISRALPLFDEVHVAIGLNSSKTPLLTLQQRSDILDEIFSGNSNVTIGTYTGLTVDYCKKINAQYILRGLRNSTDFDFENAIAQNNLQLTPSIETILLMSSPGNGHISSTIVRDILKNNGIINHLVPKEVINYL; this comes from the coding sequence ATGAGAAAAAAAATTGCGCTATTCCCTGGATCATTTGATCCTATTACCAATGCTCATTTAGATATTATTAGCAGAGCACTCCCGCTCTTTGATGAAGTACATGTGGCTATTGGGCTCAACAGTTCCAAAACGCCATTGTTAACCTTGCAGCAACGTTCTGATATCTTAGACGAAATCTTTAGCGGCAACTCCAACGTTACCATTGGCACATATACAGGTTTAACAGTTGATTATTGCAAAAAAATAAATGCCCAATATATTTTAAGAGGATTGCGGAATAGCACGGATTTTGACTTTGAAAATGCCATTGCACAAAACAATTTACAGTTAACTCCCAGTATCGAAACTATTTTGTTAATGAGCAGCCCAGGCAATGGGCACATCAGCTCCACCATCGTTAGAGATATTTTAAAAAACAATGGTATAATAAATCATTTAGTTCCCAAAGAAGTAATCAACTATTTATAA
- a CDS encoding RsmD family RNA methyltransferase codes for MRIIGGTLKGTRIVAPKNLPVRPTTDLAKEALFNILQYRLDWEDIIALDLFSGTGNITMELASRQVKHISAVDKHAKCCLHIQSLKKKFDLPQIDVLKYDVLKFLPNCRQRFDFIFADPPYDLPELSQIPVMIFKYQLLQPNGLFVLEHPSTKKINDHPCFTEQRKYGYSSFSFYEMDNYVTSG; via the coding sequence ATGCGTATAATAGGCGGCACATTAAAAGGGACTAGAATTGTGGCTCCAAAAAACTTGCCTGTTAGACCTACAACTGACCTTGCGAAAGAGGCTCTCTTTAATATTTTACAATATCGACTAGACTGGGAAGATATTATAGCCCTCGATTTATTTAGTGGTACGGGCAATATTACGATGGAATTAGCGTCCCGTCAAGTTAAGCATATTAGCGCTGTAGATAAACACGCGAAATGCTGTTTACACATTCAATCATTGAAGAAGAAGTTCGATTTGCCACAAATCGATGTGTTAAAATACGACGTACTGAAGTTTCTACCTAATTGTCGACAACGCTTCGATTTTATCTTTGCTGACCCACCCTATGATTTGCCGGAGCTTTCTCAGATACCAGTTATGATTTTTAAATATCAACTACTACAGCCCAATGGATTATTCGTACTCGAACATCCGAGCACAAAAAAAATCAATGATCACCCTTGTTTTACCGAACAAAGAAAATATGGTTACTCGTCGTTTAGTTTTTATGAAATGGACAATTACGTAACAAGCGGCTAG
- a CDS encoding DUF3822 family protein codes for MMSELLRIEFIDDNFTVEKSEDYQLFIQLGEIRNQLSILDNSHALLLLLSWQNDLEEDRVNHLLNLPYKSKQIIYNNNNILLIPKELYTEQQNIYYLNLLCLSKQQHKLLGNSTCNQRIQCLYSAPYDTLRAVENMYKEFDVISRSAILLNVLQKQLRGEDTVLAINFEESASDFTYFESGELIYHAVQPTVDADEFNFFLLTIVEQLNIKLVDTSILVTGKVDEKSDYYKRLTKYSTRVRFLDLTDQVQCSNSLIIDKLYRNVTLLGLSCV; via the coding sequence ATGATGAGTGAATTATTACGAATAGAATTTATAGACGATAACTTCACAGTTGAAAAAAGTGAGGACTACCAATTATTCATACAGCTAGGCGAGATTAGAAATCAGCTATCTATTCTTGACAACAGCCATGCATTGCTATTATTATTATCTTGGCAAAACGATCTAGAAGAGGATCGAGTTAATCATCTCCTAAATTTACCTTACAAATCTAAACAAATAATATACAACAACAACAACATACTACTGATACCCAAAGAATTATATACGGAACAGCAAAACATATACTATCTTAACTTATTGTGTCTATCAAAGCAACAGCATAAATTATTAGGAAATAGCACTTGCAACCAGCGCATACAGTGTTTGTATTCTGCACCTTATGATACGTTGCGTGCTGTTGAAAACATGTACAAGGAGTTTGACGTTATATCTAGGTCTGCCATATTATTAAATGTACTTCAAAAACAACTAAGGGGAGAAGATACAGTATTGGCTATAAATTTTGAAGAAAGCGCATCTGACTTCACATATTTTGAAAGTGGGGAGCTAATATATCACGCCGTTCAGCCAACCGTCGATGCCGATGAATTCAATTTTTTCTTATTAACTATTGTTGAACAGCTAAACATAAAATTAGTAGACACATCCATATTAGTCACCGGAAAAGTCGACGAAAAAAGTGATTACTACAAACGTCTTACTAAATACAGTACCCGTGTTCGTTTCTTAGACCTGACCGACCAGGTACAATGCAGCAATAGTTTGATAATTGATAAGTTATATCGAAACGTCACACTTCTGGGTTTGTCATGCGTATAA